A genomic window from Emys orbicularis isolate rEmyOrb1 chromosome 8, rEmyOrb1.hap1, whole genome shotgun sequence includes:
- the LOC135882064 gene encoding dual specificity protein kinase CLK4 isoform X2, whose product MRGMHVAVKIVKNVSRYREAARSEIQVLEYLNTMDPSSMFRCVQMLEWFDHHGHVCIVFELLGLSTYDFIKENSFLPFHIDDIRQMAYQICQSINFLHHNKLTHTDLKPENILFVESDYVVKYNSKMKRDERTLKNTDIKVVDFGSATFDNEHHSTLVSTRHYRAPEVILALGWSQPCDVWSIGCILIEYYLGLTVFQTHDSKEHLAMMERMLGPLPTHMIKKSRKRYFQHDQLDWDEHSSAGRYVRRRCKPLKELMHCHDSDHQNLFDLVRRMLEYDPAKRITLDEALQHPFFDLLKNK is encoded by the exons AT GAGGGGAATGCATGTAGCAGTTAAAATTGTGAAAAATGTTAGTAGATACCGTGAAGCAGCCCGTTCAGAAATACAGGTATTGGAGTATTTAAACACCATGGATCCCAGCAGCATGTT ccgCTGTGTCCAGATGCTGGAATGGTTTGACCATCATGGTCATGTTTGCATTGTGTTTGAGCTGCTGGGACTTAGTACTTATGactttattaaagaaaacagcttTTTGCCATTTCATATTGATGACATTAGACAGATGGCATATCAGATTTGCCAGTCTATAAATT TTTTACATCATAATAAGTTGACTCATACAGATCTGAagcctgaaaatattttgtttgtggaGTCTGACTATGTAGTAAAGTACAACTCTAAAATG AAGCGGGATGAACGCACACTAAAAAACACAGACATCAAAGTTGTAGATTTTGGAAGCGCAACTTTTGATAATGAACATCACAGTACTTTAGTGTCTACAAGACATTACAGAGCTCCTGAAGTTATTTTAG CGCTGGGGTGGTCACAGCCCTGTGATGTTTGGAGTATAGGTTGCATTCTAATTGAATATTACCTTGGTCTCACAGTATTTCAG ACACATGATAGTAAAGAACACTTGGCAATGATGGAGAGAATGTTAGGGCCTCTACCAACTCACATGATTAAGAAATCAAG AAAACGCTATTTTCAGCATGACCAATTGGACTGGGATGAACATAGTTCTGCAGGTCGATATGTTAGGAGACGTTGTAAACCATTAAAG gAATTAATGCATTGTCATGACTCAGATCATCAGAATCTATTTGACCTTGTTCGCAGAATGTTGGAGTATGATCCAGCCAAAAGAATTACCCTTGATGAAGCCTTGCAGCATCCTTTCTTTGACTTATTAAAGAATAAATAA